One region of Micromonospora ureilytica genomic DNA includes:
- the thrS gene encoding threonine--tRNA ligase, protein MIDHRRLGRELDLFVSDPLAGAGLPIWLPAGAAARHAVEEYVRELERRSGHQHVYSPPLGKRELFELSGHLGYFADDMFPPMRLSADDEFVLRPALCPHHALVFRARGRSYRELPLRIAELGGMYRSERSGVLGGLSRVRAISLNDAHTFCAPEPVGAEVVEILGLIREAHAALGVRPAGFRLSLRGPGEKYVGDDAQWARAEELLREALTGVEYVEAPGEAAFYGPKIDIQILDAAGRESTISTIQVDFDKPERFDLSYTDSDGSRRRPVMLHRSLVGSMERLFAYLIEVHEGAFPAWYAPVQLVLLPVDDGQVDAAADLARRAVDAGLRVEVDVSGSLGARVRDAARRRVPYLGVLGAREAADGRLALRLRGGRALAPMPADAALALIGGQVAARATDLLPPD, encoded by the coding sequence ATGATCGACCACCGTAGGCTCGGCCGCGAGCTGGACCTCTTCGTCTCCGATCCGCTGGCCGGCGCCGGCCTGCCGATCTGGCTGCCGGCCGGCGCCGCCGCCCGGCACGCCGTCGAGGAGTACGTCCGGGAGTTGGAGCGCCGCTCCGGCCACCAGCACGTCTACTCGCCGCCGCTGGGTAAGCGGGAACTCTTCGAACTCTCCGGTCATCTCGGCTACTTCGCCGACGACATGTTCCCGCCGATGCGGCTGAGCGCCGACGACGAGTTCGTGCTCCGACCGGCGCTCTGCCCGCATCACGCGTTGGTCTTCCGGGCGCGGGGCCGTTCCTACCGGGAGCTGCCGTTGCGAATCGCGGAGCTGGGCGGGATGTACCGCTCGGAGCGCTCCGGCGTGCTCGGCGGGCTGTCCCGGGTCCGCGCCATCTCGCTCAACGACGCGCACACCTTCTGCGCCCCCGAGCCGGTCGGCGCCGAGGTCGTCGAGATCCTGGGGCTGATCCGCGAAGCGCACGCCGCGCTCGGCGTCCGGCCGGCCGGGTTCCGGCTGTCGCTGCGCGGGCCGGGCGAGAAGTACGTCGGCGACGACGCGCAGTGGGCCCGCGCCGAGGAACTGCTCCGGGAGGCGCTGACCGGGGTGGAGTACGTCGAGGCGCCGGGGGAGGCGGCCTTCTATGGCCCGAAGATCGACATTCAGATTCTCGACGCCGCCGGCCGGGAGTCGACCATCTCCACCATCCAGGTGGACTTCGACAAGCCGGAACGGTTCGACCTGTCGTACACCGACTCGGACGGCAGCCGACGTCGCCCGGTCATGCTGCACCGCAGCCTGGTCGGCAGCATGGAGCGGCTGTTCGCGTACCTCATCGAGGTGCACGAGGGGGCGTTCCCGGCCTGGTACGCGCCAGTCCAGTTGGTGCTGCTGCCGGTCGACGACGGTCAGGTCGACGCGGCCGCCGACCTGGCCCGACGGGCGGTTGACGCCGGCCTGCGGGTCGAGGTCGATGTCTCCGGCTCGCTGGGCGCCCGGGTCCGGGACGCGGCCCGCCGCCGCGTCCCGTACCTCGGGGTGTTGGGTGCTCGGGAGGCGGCCGACGGTCGCCTCGCGCTGCGCCTGCGCGGCGGCCGTGCCCTGGCTCCGATGCCCGCCGACGCCGCGCTCGCCCTGATCGGCGGGCAGGTCGCCGCCCGCGCGACCGACCTGCTGCCGCCGGACTGA
- a CDS encoding DedA family protein produces the protein MPELLTDVASPTWAYLVLLTLLIADAFVPVIPTQIVMITSGALTVYGGLSLPVTIAVGALGVFAGDLACYLLGRSAPDRRPPRHAELSRARRVASRVTQGLRQPGPLVILLCRFVPGGRMAACFSAGRSRYPYRLFVLYEAVAALGWATYGALVGHLGGTALTESAWRLAIIATAAAAGFAAAGWAMTVVSARHARAAAAAVAAVDVPID, from the coding sequence GTGCCCGAACTTCTGACTGACGTCGCGTCGCCGACGTGGGCGTACCTGGTGCTGCTCACTCTGCTGATCGCGGACGCCTTCGTGCCGGTGATCCCCACCCAGATCGTCATGATCACCAGCGGTGCGCTCACCGTCTACGGCGGGCTCAGCCTGCCGGTCACCATCGCCGTCGGCGCGCTCGGTGTGTTCGCCGGCGACCTGGCCTGCTACCTGCTCGGGCGGAGCGCGCCGGACCGGCGGCCACCCCGGCACGCCGAGCTGAGCCGGGCCCGCCGGGTGGCCAGCCGGGTCACCCAGGGGCTACGACAACCCGGGCCGCTGGTCATCCTGCTCTGCCGGTTCGTGCCGGGCGGCCGGATGGCGGCCTGCTTCTCGGCCGGGCGCAGCCGCTACCCGTACCGACTGTTCGTGCTCTACGAGGCCGTCGCCGCGCTCGGTTGGGCCACCTACGGCGCCCTGGTCGGGCACCTGGGCGGCACCGCGCTGACCGAGTCGGCCTGGCGGCTTGCCATCATCGCCACCGCTGCGGCGGCCGGCTTCGCCGCGGCCGGATGGGCCATGACAGTGGTCAGCGCCCGCCACGCCCGCGCCGCCGCCGCAGCAGTCGCCGCAGTCGACGTCCCCATCGACTGA
- a CDS encoding SCO6745 family protein — MTPEQVAAASKPVVLDLGDAFSRDATTLRRARLLGISGWAFYISGRAGALGDVRAETAAAALGFIAPDAVADGWDAAARVVPPFEVAAASLAECCRWGAQQLGPLPGTERLSALVERAVVAAEASGMPLFAAWRAMPLPDLSPGARSAAGLRLLREHFTGAYLLAVRAAGMTPLEAVLAGPEGEAGAVACGWPPPYPPIGPLVRRRLWAEAVTNRLAAPAFTALGPADGAELVELLHRTRVDLG, encoded by the coding sequence GTGACTCCCGAGCAGGTCGCGGCCGCCAGCAAGCCCGTCGTGCTCGACCTGGGCGACGCCTTCAGCCGGGACGCGACCACGTTGCGTCGGGCCCGACTGCTGGGCATCTCCGGTTGGGCCTTCTACATCAGTGGCCGGGCCGGCGCGCTCGGCGATGTGCGGGCCGAGACGGCCGCCGCCGCCCTCGGGTTCATCGCCCCGGACGCGGTCGCCGACGGTTGGGACGCCGCAGCCCGGGTCGTCCCGCCGTTCGAGGTGGCCGCCGCGAGCCTCGCCGAATGCTGCCGGTGGGGGGCGCAGCAGCTCGGCCCCCTGCCCGGCACCGAACGCCTGTCGGCGCTCGTCGAGCGGGCCGTGGTCGCGGCGGAGGCCAGCGGGATGCCGCTCTTCGCCGCGTGGCGGGCCATGCCGCTTCCGGATCTCTCGCCCGGTGCCCGCAGCGCCGCCGGGCTGCGGCTGCTCCGGGAACACTTCACCGGCGCCTACCTGCTGGCGGTACGCGCCGCCGGGATGACCCCACTGGAGGCCGTGCTGGCCGGGCCGGAGGGCGAGGCCGGTGCGGTGGCCTGCGGTTGGCCGCCGCCGTACCCGCCGATCGGACCCCTGGTGCGCCGCCGACTCTGGGCGGAGGCGGTGACCAACCGGCTGGCCGCGCCGGCGTTCACGGCCCTCGGTCCCGCCGACGGCGCGGAGTTGGTGGAGTTGCTGCACCGCACCCGGGTCGACCTCGGCTGA
- a CDS encoding GNAT family N-acetyltransferase translates to MTLPAGWTTRRPTLDDVPAILAVVHAADTFTIGHPDFDAEDVAASLTAPHFDPARDSWLAVDPEGDVVGWATVDNPTGVGREFVEIYVDPVRASTVRASLLTRQLDRVAERAAERGLPSLTVRCAVFAPERDWERTLREVGFTLVKRYVRMSGPLDDLPDEPAGPSAVTVRPVRPDDEADLREFHRITDTAFADTADHEPLSYERWRARIGDLNAWDEWFVAEVDGVPVGALRSSDQAVDQQQGWVKSLSVLSAYRRRGVGAALLRRAFARYAEKGRRSAGLGVDLTNPTAPLSLYESVGLRETLWADMYELSVSAAGV, encoded by the coding sequence GTGACCCTTCCCGCTGGTTGGACGACGCGCCGACCCACCCTCGACGACGTGCCGGCGATCCTCGCGGTGGTGCACGCCGCCGACACCTTCACCATCGGCCATCCCGACTTCGACGCCGAGGATGTCGCCGCGTCACTGACCGCCCCCCACTTCGACCCGGCCCGGGACTCCTGGCTGGCGGTCGACCCGGAGGGCGACGTGGTCGGCTGGGCTACGGTGGACAACCCCACCGGCGTCGGCCGGGAGTTCGTGGAGATCTACGTCGACCCGGTACGCGCCTCGACCGTTCGGGCGTCGCTGCTGACTCGACAACTAGACCGGGTCGCCGAGCGCGCCGCCGAGCGGGGGCTGCCATCGCTCACCGTCCGTTGCGCGGTCTTCGCGCCGGAACGCGACTGGGAAAGAACCCTGCGCGAGGTCGGGTTCACCCTGGTCAAGAGGTACGTCCGGATGAGCGGGCCGCTGGACGACCTGCCCGACGAGCCGGCCGGTCCATCGGCAGTGACGGTGCGGCCGGTCCGCCCCGACGACGAGGCCGACCTGCGGGAGTTCCACCGGATCACCGATACCGCCTTCGCCGACACCGCCGATCACGAGCCGTTGTCGTACGAGCGATGGCGTGCCCGGATCGGTGACCTGAACGCCTGGGACGAGTGGTTCGTCGCCGAGGTGGACGGGGTGCCGGTCGGCGCGTTGCGGTCCTCGGACCAGGCGGTCGACCAGCAGCAGGGCTGGGTGAAGAGTTTGTCGGTGCTGTCCGCGTACCGTCGCCGGGGTGTGGGTGCGGCGCTGCTGCGCCGCGCCTTCGCCCGCTACGCCGAGAAGGGTCGGCGGTCCGCCGGCCTCGGCGTGGACCTCACCAACCCGACCGCCCCGCTGTCGCTGTACGAGTCGGTGGGCCTGCGGGAAACCCTGTGGGCCGACATGTACGAGCTTTCCGTCTCGGCCGCCGGTGTGTGA
- a CDS encoding gamma-glutamylcyclotransferase — protein sequence MRHHAAYGSNLDPARMRAYCPHSPMVGTGWLEGWRLTFAGADVIGWEGAVSTLVESPGDRVFVAIYDIHPYDAGQLDEIEGVTAGTYRKLHVRVSTLDGDVTAWIYVFNGYEGGLPTSWYLSEIANAAEKAGAPDDYVTELRARPTGTASA from the coding sequence GTGCGTCATCACGCCGCCTACGGCTCAAATCTCGACCCTGCCCGGATGCGTGCCTACTGTCCGCATTCGCCGATGGTGGGCACCGGCTGGCTGGAGGGCTGGCGGCTGACCTTCGCCGGGGCGGACGTGATCGGCTGGGAGGGTGCGGTGAGCACCCTTGTCGAGTCCCCCGGTGACCGGGTCTTCGTGGCGATCTACGACATCCACCCGTACGACGCGGGCCAGCTCGACGAGATCGAGGGGGTGACCGCCGGCACGTACCGCAAGCTGCACGTGCGGGTCTCCACCCTCGACGGCGACGTGACCGCGTGGATCTACGTCTTCAACGGGTACGAGGGCGGCCTGCCGACCTCGTGGTACCTGTCGGAGATCGCGAACGCCGCTGAGAAGGCGGGCGCCCCGGACGACTACGTCACCGAGCTGCGGGCCCGCCCCACCGGCACCGCGTCGGCGTAG
- a CDS encoding DUF998 domain-containing protein, which translates to MPGTRNAGLLALGGIALAALLTVIGHLEVNDDLNPWALTISDFAVSDRGGVIDVAMVVLALATVALLYGLRRTGPLRPRSGRTAELLLGAWVGGLLLAAVVPTNEPGTAMTTAAYLHRYASVVAFLALPVGGWLLARQPDLAPAARTLRTLVLLSLALAAAMIWSAYPGDRMLIGLAERLLILTEVAVLATVALIYARRVTPARAA; encoded by the coding sequence ATGCCTGGAACCCGAAACGCCGGCCTGCTGGCCCTGGGCGGGATCGCCCTGGCGGCGCTGCTCACAGTGATCGGCCACCTCGAAGTCAACGACGACCTCAACCCGTGGGCGTTGACCATCAGCGACTTCGCGGTCTCCGACCGGGGCGGTGTCATCGACGTCGCCATGGTGGTGCTCGCGCTCGCCACAGTGGCGCTGCTGTACGGACTGCGCCGCACCGGCCCACTCCGGCCCCGCTCCGGCAGGACGGCCGAGCTGCTGCTCGGCGCGTGGGTCGGTGGGCTGCTGCTGGCCGCCGTGGTGCCGACGAACGAGCCGGGCACCGCCATGACCACCGCCGCCTACCTGCACCGGTACGCGTCGGTAGTGGCCTTCCTGGCGTTGCCGGTCGGCGGCTGGCTGCTCGCCCGCCAACCCGACCTGGCGCCCGCCGCCCGGACGCTACGCACCCTGGTCCTGCTCAGCCTGGCCCTGGCAGCAGCGATGATCTGGTCCGCCTACCCCGGCGACCGGATGCTCATCGGCCTGGCCGAACGCCTCCTGATCCTCACCGAGGTAGCCGTCCTGGCCACCGTGGCGCTGATCTACGCCCGGCGGGTTACTCCAGCGCGTGCAGCATGA
- a CDS encoding NAD(P)H-quinone dehydrogenase translates to MSRIVIIGGGPAGYEAALVAAQLDADVTVVEADGAGGACVLSDCVPSKTFIASSQVVTGYRDTEEFGVHSDGLEAVTVDARAVHQRVKRLALAQSADIHAKLLKAGVTFVAGTARLGEDSLGHTHRVVVTPNDGGEEYSIDASTVLVATGSTPRQLPTAVPDGERILTWRQVYDLPELPEHLIVVGSGVTGAEFASAYLAMGVEVTLVSSRDRVMPHEDADAASAIERVFRNRGMEILNNSRADAVRRTADGVEVELSDGRKVTGSHALITVGSIPNTANLGLTEYGVELGRGGYLTVDRASRTNVPGIYAAGDCTGVLLLASVAAMQGRIAMWHALGEAVRPLRLRTVAANVFTDPELATVGVSQDEVDAGKTPARQVMLPLSGNARAKMDDLSDGFVKLFCRPASGQVIGGVVVAPKASELILPITMAVENNLTVNELAQTITIYPSLSGSITEAARQLMLHALE, encoded by the coding sequence GTGAGCCGGATCGTGATCATCGGTGGGGGGCCGGCCGGGTACGAGGCGGCACTGGTCGCCGCCCAGCTGGACGCCGATGTCACAGTGGTGGAGGCCGACGGTGCCGGTGGCGCCTGCGTTCTCTCCGACTGCGTACCGTCGAAGACCTTCATCGCCAGCTCGCAGGTGGTCACCGGCTACCGCGACACCGAGGAGTTCGGGGTCCACTCGGACGGCCTGGAGGCGGTCACCGTCGACGCGCGGGCGGTGCACCAGCGGGTCAAGCGGCTGGCCCTGGCACAGTCCGCGGACATCCACGCCAAGCTGCTGAAGGCGGGAGTCACCTTCGTGGCCGGCACCGCCCGGCTCGGCGAGGACTCGCTCGGGCACACCCACCGGGTCGTCGTCACCCCCAATGACGGTGGCGAGGAGTACTCGATCGACGCGTCCACCGTGCTGGTGGCCACCGGCTCGACGCCCCGCCAGCTGCCCACCGCCGTACCGGACGGTGAACGCATCCTGACCTGGCGACAGGTGTACGACCTGCCGGAACTGCCCGAGCACCTGATCGTGGTCGGGTCCGGCGTGACCGGCGCGGAGTTCGCCAGCGCGTACCTGGCGATGGGGGTCGAGGTGACACTGGTCTCCAGCCGGGACCGGGTGATGCCGCACGAGGACGCCGACGCCGCGTCCGCCATCGAGCGGGTGTTCCGCAACCGGGGCATGGAGATCCTGAACAACTCCCGGGCCGACGCGGTCCGGCGCACCGCCGACGGCGTCGAGGTGGAGCTGTCCGACGGCCGTAAGGTGACCGGCTCACACGCGCTGATCACCGTCGGTTCGATCCCGAACACTGCCAACCTGGGCCTGACCGAGTACGGGGTGGAGCTGGGTCGAGGCGGCTACCTGACTGTCGACCGGGCCTCCCGGACCAACGTGCCCGGCATCTACGCCGCCGGTGACTGCACGGGTGTGCTGCTGCTGGCCAGCGTCGCCGCCATGCAGGGCCGGATCGCCATGTGGCACGCGCTCGGCGAGGCGGTCCGCCCGCTGCGGCTGCGTACCGTCGCGGCGAACGTCTTCACCGATCCGGAGCTGGCCACCGTGGGTGTCTCGCAGGACGAGGTGGACGCGGGCAAGACCCCCGCCCGGCAGGTCATGTTGCCGCTGTCCGGCAACGCCCGCGCCAAGATGGACGACCTCTCCGACGGTTTCGTGAAGCTGTTCTGCCGGCCCGCCAGCGGTCAGGTGATCGGCGGTGTGGTGGTCGCTCCGAAGGCCAGCGAGCTGATCCTGCCCATCACCATGGCGGTGGAGAACAACCTCACCGTCAACGAGCTGGCGCAGACCATCACCATCTACCCGAGTCTCTCCGGTTCCATCACCGAGGCGGCCCGCCAGCTCATGCTGCACGCGCTGGAGTAA